A single genomic interval of Penicillium psychrofluorescens genome assembly, chromosome: 2 harbors:
- a CDS encoding uncharacterized protein (ID:PFLUO_002375-T1.cds;~source:funannotate) — MILRVYDDLPDPSVRQNRNSLSAWMVEGRNLASRAHTRASMHIRRKSNAQNRISAPYDFHYVDGYQAPPVPPVPPVPRRFRPLELSIYHGGNRLSDLPSFEAFSLEDRSQRQTLAAPPRAALPSVEYRMRHTQSTAAALTIPRKPTPSAGHIEQLVEPPAPVRVTSALIPHFSVITPVMILPPPVDLPSPLSDDMSLHSDLLSPFSPYGYYPSPAEIEAATQLIHDAIIASTPVSPKSPSPISDLGDVQGIGYAETLESSSQTQQVDVVNHRRYTTPENIFSTGVTGWFQPPRHHSDKDLSTGNTQTSMPGEKGFIFDRTRTPSGSTVGTNITAATGGPNRTRHNSSISSTMTTNTPSLHDYSPSTEKDIEAGISLSHRISTPRNSYPTIYEDHQQRYPHSESPQSEYEYPSSDDSRRWTGPVVGVAF, encoded by the coding sequence ATGATCTTGAGGGTCTACGATGACCTCCCGGATCCCAGTGTGCGCCAGAATCGGAACTCATTATCAGCATGGATGGTCGAGGGGAGGAATCTCGCGTCTCGGGCACATACCCGAGCCAGCATGCATATCAGAAGGAAATCCAACGCCCAGAACAGGATCAGCGCGCCTTATGATTTCCACTATGTGGACGGATACCAGGCCCCGCCGGTACCACCTGTGCCGCCTGTGCCCAGGCGTTTTCGACCACTGGAGCTCAGCATCTATCATGGCGGCAACCGACTATCGGATCTGCCCTCGTTCGAAGCCTTCAGCCTGGAAGACCGTTCCCAGCGCCAGACGCTGGCAGCGCCCCCACGGGCGGCGTTACCTTCTGTTGAATACCGAATGCGGCACACTCAATCAACAGCTGCTGCATTGACGATCCCGCGGAAGCCAACACCGTCTGCCGGGCATATAGAGCAGCTGGTCGAGCCACCGGCCCCAGTTCGCGTCACCAGTGCGCTGATCCCGCATTTCTCGGTCATCACCCCGGTCATGATTCTTCCCCCGCCGGTGGATCTCCCATCGCCTCTCTCTGACGATATGAGCCTACATTCCGATCTGCTCAGCCCATTCAGCCCATACGGCTATTACCCATCACCAGCGGAAATCGAGGCGGCTACTCAATTAATACACGATGCCATAATAGCTTCGACGCCGGTATCACCCAaatctccatctcccatATCGGACCTCGGGGACGTCCAGGGAATAGGGTACGCAGAAACCCTCGAGTCAAGCTCGCAGACTCAgcaggtggatgtggtgaATCACCGCAGATACACAACCCCCGAAAACATCTTCTCCACCGGCGTGACAGGCTGGTTCCAACCCCCTCGCCATCACAGTGATAAAGACCTGAGCACAGGCAATACACAAACCAGCATGCCAGGCGAAAAGGGATTCATATTCGATCGAACCCGCACCCCGAGCGGGTCCACCGTCGGAACGAACATCACGGCCGCCACGGGTGGCCCGAACCGAACACGCCATAACTCTTCCATATCCAGCACAATGACCACCAACACGCCTTCACTGCACGATTACTCCCCGTCCACAGAAAAAGATATCGAAGCTGGTATCTCGCTCAGTCATAGAATCAGCACGCCGCGAAACAGCTACCCCACAATCTATGAGGACCACCAGCAGCGATATCCTCATTCGGAGTCTCCTCAGTCCGAATATGAGTATCCGTCTTCAGATGACTCAAGGCGGTGGACTGGCCCAGTTGTTGGAGTGGCTTTCTAG
- a CDS encoding uncharacterized protein (ID:PFLUO_002374-T1.cds;~source:funannotate), whose amino-acid sequence MASTSLTATYLTPDPSFNWFFLLELIVSCILVLFFSLYFNRLFATLLSYAIRAYTWHYYRAYVDIKALQVSLLGGRIFFTGIRYHGVNETIFIHGGFITWRYWKRTVERTDLSGVRRKTDAAEPSESKRPHAAHAEGGVDDQNDSLGEQGGVEKTAELPCRISITMYGLEWFIYNRKPAYDSILTGFGYVADLDEDAVSAGDPTSPGPAPNVPHGRTDSSFKTAYGNRSRSSVDEREAVAGQDPAARRNTELSESVSNLLQLLPIKLDCTKGAIVLGNENTRSVLTNTFDSATGTIDACNAGPLDLYRQLFSFKFNHLVVQMRPNPDFKQNQLVTAKALSTVREEEDGATKKRSTFFNYPFQRRKLWHSIRDLVPYFQTSVESFHASSRHGDSMPRSQAEFPEVRWVGLSRYLDEGGEDEHEKWNSVEYGRFSTIIDSPSLSVTYFWDIPGRILPEQPASTHCGLPRDNDINRALPPEWGVDVKVDGGSINYGPWADRERVGLQNVFVPNFYRSAEPAEQLAPGVLRQSTVFRLRVEISEELTLRIPTREQSKDWQWKERADAIKGISKAKNPTKRRKPRQKEAEKSHIASDIRPFGWLSLRVGPDSTINYTMDMVASSLGFRNELALDLRESKLSSSVNHGLLWQSPRQLVNCDLSNPLCWNSLRTWKFTVDSQELELFLLRDHIFLLTDLVTDWASGPPSDYYTFVPFIYNLDLIFSDFQLFINVNDRNIISNPSDLDDNRFIVIKGKQLTSSVMIPLDKYKPDQNTVEFKVDLENGGVDFLTPLWDTLHTFLPQKSMATLENLFIDGSYNYFQSTSPDLTDTLVLNVDGSSPRLYLYGFLIKSFMVVKENYFGDEMHFRTLEEYQELAYADEPPENPTGINPNRKSNDMDVLVHVTARDPCALLPETLYDHLKCLRLRAASLEADLRFTNYYMDLQLSISPLKVDLQSTQPEGSTTISGTQLFIDGISAYGHRLFGLPPAEPTYVCNWDFDVGRIIGECSAEFLACLGASLKSFDFSFDNWENALPPLIPLALYDVTFLRAKIHSLHISVLLDEVSIILNARPLNIKFNDWANSKFSKRLSVSAPDISIAAVNRQSVAQANNRSSDRKISPLGLLQLSMAFKMAQRKWDIGESRRLQQEHIQVHDQRTHRAQWLLFDWEELEPTSPLPQNDDINPPTMPIPSMPEPIYGRFGLPNAPSHRGNQPNGSSKSFLVDSEASSLKSVKIQRTDSADHATPKPTPDSEPRQRPVLPHRGTSLSTLQAYRLHDNESGSRVGSYSSAAIRDANPWIMPQFSYYKLSLDTSELPLPHTPDEDSPSDNEAGNNTESMFLTFDDDQTTHTNLALELPLGIRGYCTPRFLFSLASLLDGLEPKHPVQIIDSLQKEVISDIVGYDKAMSHPKKSTAIALRIPSIQLRLVDLSESPNNKRVEFSDEYSIEVRRLRAEIRRKVERQKHDLLEGLQQGVTVHAEAEHLSVLVEGSRADAFQEKAVFNCHLGDMNFWLVANPNIRSHLHMRTFNTVTSAKSVERLAFLVRRATMMFDSVASSFQHISSLSKTRLRFLIYFATQSAAGISDPIFLTRISYVLRVASSHLRQHDSWKILSRIRNIYKNLPVHHKRELDRACSGDHLPLPADAKTTVLCGFDKWRAWDLAHVEKSYVMRKVWPTLEHLQKAEEPSLYFSLAIKTFRFSLDPGPRESDLIVESLSAVTTFDPNKVTWDADKEQRRKLITVQSYCASAAVRLRWEVLDLVEGVTKVMSTVTLESSPAQNPSHSGDETSPIELQVVSGTDVGSVSLDGINIKLVLAGKSLRGTLVRRSFNVEKTKTEELALLLSAGACSSELLSQNRVLMVSKIADPYTSFSLISEEDEIEHKRAFQAACSCRMLRYEMKEDPVSLAHTGDRLIEDEIRYIRQLVKNVHRPKSQADMPQVPQKPIRNTFHVAMFLDDYRLSFTLLPSLTYAVSGEVARMSILPTEGPNIEVDFDVKKNSHIFRSGDGDKYKYTLSVLEIPPVNGRILPNFSSGHKQVEVEMSIELIRLEASAVRSLLSVLTGSDVSHMISDLKQNVDVLQAHLEDVLSLQKSPPEPQTSADGTEILYNARLTMAGIEIHATAPGLKGREYSAEMLFRLGMMRMRLQNGLDRGYYMEFPEFNIDASQISFELRKQEKRTTQAYGGFSADVKLLGTSTVREHGEVIRSYQLSSDNFNVELFAETAALVVDIAIYTQERIKTLDLSHEVERLKRLRHRGHSEAKDKPAMAPEIHVNDDDPAPQPFINAMFSLQFLNIQVAWNMATSSLSPDRRPEDLIFSIQRVELSNKKKNSAKLRIENVQVQMVPFGGDRRKRSLNSALMPELIFNVAYYSHGKELWLAFQAAGKALDIRATSEFIIPGNMIRESIASAIEALREGRVAWATNPSVDTNNDKERNLFGNMRLRSIFVDVDFAGATVSLQGKHGDYEQTLLTAALKGSRLSEARYGQYVKGDAATTATLRSPGVAFKVQFEDNGTDGPALNAELKIEPSTNVLYPTLVPLVRQITATVKEVMGDEREQPRGSSATTMLQPQKLMEETPFSARDPNTILGRCRVNMGVLFCKQEFSLSCQPIARVAATTKFESVYVTVNTVQSKEQGRFVALSLAFNGLETSVKHVYSNEPTASFEVQSMVLSLMNSKHLGRTSGMSAILRVSPMKVSLNAKQVQDSLLFREIWFPSDDEPSPSSPPPPTPSETQTYIVQRYQQVAAASVFPWNTTIAIEKLEIQLDLGSTLGKAQFAINNLWVSSNKTSDSEQSMCINFDKISIESKGRMSGRVELHTLKIHTSIEWPEDSRDAGHTPLIQASISFDHLQTKVSFDYQPFLVAHIAMFDFLMYNVRGASGEQNQRLFSILEGDEVQAFCTSLTASQALALYQAWQRLIQDKQAAYRASLREVERYLRRKSSAGPGPIDMSVKNLAKKDKDDAFTAPISLHTGVVVNIRHVNIGAFPSSFIDNQIFKLEAHDAQARFAVSVQSGKLHSALGLTLGQLRVALSGISRPTSAQLEDLSVDEIAQRAAGSRGGTILKVPRLVASMETWQVPRTHEIEYIFRSTFEGKVDVGWNYSRISFIRDMWETHSRALASRLGKPLPPSAVQITGGPGSSTEGGGAGPEQQDKITAVVHVPQSKYSYTALEPPVIETPQLRDMGEATPPLEWIGLHRDKLPNVTHQILIVPLLEIAKEVEDAYGRILGA is encoded by the exons ATGGCCAGCACCAGCTTGACCGCGACCTACCTGACGCCGGACCCGAGCTTCAATTG GTTCTTCCTCCTGGAACTGATTGTCTCGTGCATCCT tgtcttgttcttctccctGTATTTCAACCGCCTTTTCGCAACTCTCCTGTCTTATGCGATCCGAGCATACACCTGGCACTACTACCGCGCGTATGTCGACATCAAGGCGCTCCAGGTATCTCTCCTTGGTGGCCGAATCTTCTTCACGGGCATCCGGTACCATGGCGTCAATGAGACGATCTTTATCCATGGAGGGTTCATTACCTGGAGGTATTGGAAGCGGACGGTAGAACGAACGGACTTGTCCGGTGTCCGACGCAAGACAGACGCCGCTGAGCCATCAGAGAGCAAAAGGCCTCATGCCGCGCATGCTGAGGGCGGTGTTGACGACCAGAATGACAGCCTCGGAGAGCAAGGCGGCGTGGAGAAGACGGCTGAGCTGCCTTGTCGGATATCCATCACGATGTATGGGCTCGAATGGTTTATCTACAATCGGAAACCGGCCTATGACAGCATCCTGACGGGCTTCGGATATGTTGCGGATTTGGACGAGGATGCTGTCAGCGCAGGAGACCCAACATCTCCAGGTCCCGCTCCGAATGTGCCACACGGGCGAACAGACAGCAGTTTCAAGACAGCCTATGGGAACCGATCACGAAGCAGCGTGGATGAACGAGAAGCCGTTGCCGGCCAGGATCCTGCGGCCCGCCGCAATACGGAGCTCTCAGAATCTGTGTCGAATCTGCTTCAGCTCCTGCCGATCAAGCTGGACTGCACCAAGGGCGCTATTGTGCTTGGGAACGAAAACACCCGCTCCGTCTTGACGAACACCTTCGATAGCGCAACAGGAACCATCGATGCTTGCAACGCTGGCCCTCTCGACCTCTACCGGCAATTGTTCTCGTTCAAATTCAACCATCTAGTGGTCCAGATGCGACCAAATCCCGATTTCAAACAAAATCAGCTGGTGACCGCGAAGGCATTAAGCACGGTgcgagaggaagaagatggagctACCAAGAAACGTTCCACATTTTTCAACTATCCGTTCCAAAGACGCAAGCTATGGCATAGCATCCGTGACCTTGTACCATATTTCCAAACATCTGTGGAGTCGTTTCATGCCAGCTCTCGACACGGTGACAGTATGCCAAGAAGCCAGGCGGAATTTCCTGAAGTGCGTTGGGTGGGCTTGTCTCGATATCTGGATGAAggtggcgaggatgagcaTGAAAAATGGAACTCGGTTGAGTATGGCAGGTTCTCCACCATTATCGACAGTCCTAGCTTGAGCGTGACCTACTTTTGGGACATTCCTGGACGGATTTTACCCGAGCAACCGGCATCAACTCATTGTGGGTTGCCAAGAGACAACGATATCAACCGTGCCCTTCCTCCAGAATGGGGTGTTGACGTCAAGGTGGACGGTGGATCCATCAACTACGGACCTTGGGCCGACAGGGAACGGGTTGGCTTGCAAAATGTCTTCGTCCCCAATTTCTACCGCAGCGCCGAACCAGCGGAACAGTTGGCCCCCGGAGTCTTACGACAAAGCACAGTTTTCAGACTGCGAGTTGAGATCAGCGAAGAACTGACACTGCGAATTCCGACCAGAGAGCAGTCCAAGGATTGGCAATGGAAGGAGCGCGCAGATGCTATCAAAGGCATCTCAAAGGCCAAAAATCCAaccaaaagaagaaaaccacGCCAAAAAGAAGCCGAAAAAAGTCATATCGCCTCCGACATTCGCCCCTTTGGATGGCTTTCTCTTCGCGTGGGACCTGATTCCACCATCAATTACACCATGGACATGGTAGCGTCAAGCCTTGGGTTTCGCAATGAGCTCGCCCTTGATCTACGAGAGTCAAAACTGTCTTCCAGCGTGAACCATGGCTTGTTATGGCAGTCCCCCCGCCAATTGGTCAATTGCGATCTCTCCAACCCTCTCTGCTGGAACAGTCTCCGGACCTGGAAATTCACTGTCGACAGCCAGGAGTTGGAACTGTTTCTGTTGCGCGACCACATCTTTCTTCTAACGGATCTTGTGACTGACTGGGCATCCGGACCACCATCGGACTACTATACATTTGTGCCCTTTATCTACAATCTCGACCTCATCTTTTCCGACTTCCAGCTATTCATTAACGTGAATGATCGCAATATCATCAGCAACCCCTCCGACTTGGACGATAACCGATTTATCGTGATCAAAGGCAAACAGCTGACGTCGAGCGTGATGATCCCATTGGATAAATACAAACCGGATCAGAATACGGTGGAGTTCAAGGTCGATCTCGAGAATGGTGGCGTGGACTTCCTCACACCCTTGTGGGATACCCTGCACACGTTTCTGCCTCAAAAGTCCATGGCAACACTCGAAAATCTGTTCATCGATGGATCTTACAACTACTTCCAGTCCACATCACCAGACCTAACGGACACATTGGTGCTCAATGTTGATGGATCGTCTCCCCGGCTTTACCTGTATGGGTTCCTGATCAAGAGCTTCATGGTCGTCAAAGAGAACTACTTTGGCGATGAAATGCACTTCAGAACCCTTGAAGAGTATCAAGAGTTGGCTTACGCCGATGAGCCGCCAGAAAACCCCACAGGCATCAATCCAAACCGCAAATCGAATGATATGGACGTTTTGGTTCATGTCACAGCTCGTGACCCTTGTGCCTTGCTTCCGGAGACCCTCTACGATCATCTGAAATGTCTGAGACTACGCGCTGCTTCTCTCGAGGCAGACTTGCGATTCACGAACTATTACATGGACCTCCAACTGTCCATCAGCCCACTTAAAGTGGACTTGCAATCGACCCAACCTGAAGGCTCCACTACCATATCTGGCACCCAATTGTTCATTGACGGCATTTCAGCCTATGGACATCGCCTGTTCGGCTTACCCCCTGCGGAGCCGACCTACGTGTGCAACTGGGACTTTGACGTGGGAAGGATCATTGGTGAATGCTCTGCGGAATTCCTGGCTTGTCTGGGTGCCTCTTTGAAAAGTTTCGATTTTTCGTTTGACAACTGGGAAAATGCCTTGCCTCCACTCATCCCACTTGCTCTCTATGATGTGACTTTTCTCAGAGCCAAGATCCACTCGCTTCATATCTCTGTACTGCTTGACGAAGTTTCCATCATATTGAACGCTCGGCCTTTGAATATCAAGTTCAATGATTGGGCTAACTCCAAGTTCTCCAAACGGCTGAGCGTCTCTGCCCCGGATATCTCAATTGCGGCAGTTAACCGCCAGTCCGTGGCCCAGGCCAATAATCGATCATCCGACAGAAAAATCTCTCCTTTGGGGCTTCTTCAACTGTCAATGGCCTTCAAGATGGCTCAACGGAAGTGGGATATTGGCGAGAGCCGAAGACTGCAACAAGAGCACATTCAAGTTCATGACCAACGGACTCATAGGGCACAGTGGCTCCTTTTTGACTGGGAGGAGTTGGAACCAACTTCGCCACTTCCACAAAACGACGATATCAATCCGCCAACAATGCCTATCCCGTCAATGCCAGAACCCATCTATGGACGATTTGGTCTTCCGAACGCACCATCACACCGAGGGAATCAGCCCAACGGCAGCTCTAAGAGTTTCCTGGTGGATTCTGAGGCGTCCAGCCTCAAGAGTGTCAAGATTCAGCGGACCGACAGTGCCGACCATGCTACTCCCAAGCCGACACCAGACTCTGAACCCAGACAAAGGCCGGTGCTCCCTCACCGGGGCACCAGCCTATCTACGCTGCAGGCCTACCGGCTTCACGACAATGAATCTGGCTCTAGGGTAGGGTCGTACTCATCTGCTGCGATCAGGGATGCGAATCCTTGGATTATGCCACAATTCTCCTACTACAAACTTTCCTTGGACACATCCGAACTTCCACTGCCACATACCCCCGATGAGGATTCTCCAAGCGATAATGAGGCTGGAAACAACACAGAGTCGATGTTCTTGACTTTCGATGATGACCAGACAACGCACACCAATCTCGCACTAGAGCTTCCGCTGGGCATCAGAGGTTATTGTACACCCCGATTTCTTTTCAGCTTGGCTTCTTTGCTGGATGGACTAGAGCCGAAACACCCAGTTCAAATCATCGACTCCCTACAGAAAGAGGTGATCTCGGATATTGTTGGGTATGACAAAGCCATGAGCCAcccgaagaagtcgacaGCCATTGCTCTTCGTATCCCTTCCATACAACTGAGACTCGTTGACCTTTCGGAGTCCCCCAACAACAAGCGAGTCGAGTTCTCGGATGAGTATAGCATTGAAGTCCGGCGTCTTCGAGCCGAAATTCGTCGAAAAGTCGAGCGACAAAAGCATGATTTGCTTGAAGGTCTCCAACAAGGCGTCACAGTCCATGCGGAGGCTGAACACCTCTCAGTTTTGGTGGAAGGTAGTCGAGCAGATGCCTTCCAAGAGAAAGCCGTGTTTAATTGTCATTTGGGTGATATGAACTTTTGGCTGGTCGCAAACCCCAACATTCGGTCTCACCTTCACATGCGAACCTTCAATACAGTCACGTCTGCCAAGTCCGTGGAACGCCTGGCTTTTCTTGTCCGCCGAGCCACCATGATGTTTGACTCTGTCGCATCTTCCTTCCAGCACATTTCGTCTTTGAGCAAGACACGTCTGCGGTTCCTGATCTACTTTGCTACACAGTCGGCTGCTGGTATATCAGATCCAATTTTCCTGACTCGTATCTCATACGTTCTTAGAGTTGCTTCGAGTCATTTGCGACAGCATGACTCGTGGAAGATCCTCTCTCGCATCCGCAACATTTACAAGAACTTGCCGGTGCACCACAAGCGAGAGTTGGATCGAGCTTGCTCAGGTGATCATCTACCTTTGCCAGCTGATGCAAAGACGACGGTGCTATGTGGCTTCGATAAGTGGCGCGCCTGGGATCTCGCTCATGTCGAGAAGAGCTATGTCATGCGCAAAGTCTGGCCCACTCTGGAACATCTCCAGAAAGCTGAAGAGCCGTCCCTATATTTCTCATTAGCGATCAAGACCTTCCGGTTTTCCCTGGATCCTGGGCCTCGAGAGAGCGATCTTATTGTCGAAAGCTTGTCGGCCGTCACCACTTTTGACCCCAACAAAGTCACCTGGGATGCGGACAAAGAACAGCGGAGAAAGCTCATTACCGTGCAATCCTATTGTGCCTCTGCTGCTGTGCGACTGCGATGGGAAGTCTTGGATCTAGTGGAAGGTGTCACGAAGGTCATGTCAACAGTCACGCTGGAGTCTTCACCCGCCCAAAACCCCAGCCACAGTGGTGATGAAACATCACCGATTGAATTGCAGGTCGTCTCCGGCACCGATGTCGGGTCTGTTAGTCTCGACGGCATCAACATCAAGCTGGTCTTGGCGGGAAAGTCCCTTCGGGGGACTTTGGTGCGTAGATCGTTCAACGTTGAGAAGACGAAGACAGAAGAGCTTGCCTTGCTGCTAAGCGCCGGAGCATGCTCATCTGAACTCCTCAGTCAGAATCGCGTCTTGATGGTTTCAAAGATCGCTGACCCCTATACCTCCTTCTCGCTCATATcggaagaggatgagattgagCACAAGCGCGCCTTCCAGGCCGCTTGCTCATGCAGAATGCTTCGATACGAAATGAAGGAAGACCCTGTCAGCCTGGCACACACGGGAGACCGACTCATCGAAGATGAAATCAGATACATTCGACAGCTCGTTAAGAACGTTCATAGGCCCAAGTCGCAAGCCGATATGCCCCAGGTTCCACAAAAGCCAATCCGCAATACCTTCCATGTTGCAATGTTCTTGGACGACTATCGATTGAGCTTCACTCTTCTACCGTCCTTGACCTACGCCGTGTCTGGCGAAGTTGCCCGAATGTCAATTCTGCCCACGGAAGGGCCCAATATCGAGGTTGATTTCGACGTCAAGAAGAACTCTCACATCTTCAGGTCTGGTGACGGCGATAAATACAAGTATACCTTGTCAGTTCTAGAGATACCCCCTGTCAACGGCCGGATCCTGCCCAATTTCTCTTCTGGACACAAACAAGTCGAGGTTGAAATGTCCATCGAGCTCATTCGCCTGGAAGCAAGCGCCGTCAGGAGTCTTCTAAGCGTCCTGACCGGATCCGATGTTTCCCACATGATCTCGGATCTCAAACAGAATGTCGACGTTCTTCAAGCACATCTGGAAGATGTGTTGTCCTTGCAAAAGTCACCACCGGAGCCCCAAACATCTGCTGATGGTACTGAGATTCTTTACAATGCCCGTCTTACAATGGCTGGAATAGAGATTCACGCCACGGCACCGGGTCTGAAAGGAAGGGAATACTCGGCAGAGATGCTCTTCCGCCTTGGAATGATGCGCATGCGTCTCCAGAATGGCTTAGATCGGGGTTACTACATGGAGTTTCCCGAGTTCAACATCGACGCTTCTCAAATCAGCTTCGAGCTGCGAAAACAGGAGAAGCGAACAACACAAGCGTACGGCGGCTTCTCCGCTGATGTCAAACTGCTGGGAACATCTACCGTCCGTGAACATGGCGAGGTGATACGGTCCTATCAGTTAAGTAGCGATAATTTCAATGTCGAGCTTTTCGCCGAAACGGCTGCTCTCGTGGTGGATATTGCTATCTACACTCAAGAGCGTATCAAGACGCTTGACCTGTCTCATGAGGTTGAACGTCTCAAACGACTCCGGCACCGTGGCCATTCCGAGGCGAAAGACAAGCCAGCAATGGCACCTGAAATTCATGTCAACGATGATGACCCGGCTCCGCAGCccttcatcaatgccatGTTCTCCCTCCAATTCCTCAATATCCAAGTCGCGTGGAACATGGCAACTTCATCCCTTTCACCTGACCGTCGGCCAGAAGATCTCATCTTTTCAATACAACGAGTTGAACTGTCTAATAAGAAAAAGAATTCCGCCAAACTTCGGATCGAGAACGTGCAAGTCCAAATGGTGCCATTTGGTGGGGACAGGAGGAAGCGTTCGCTCAACTCGGCCTTAATGCCTGAATTGATATTCAATGTGGCCTACTATTCCCATGGAAAGGAACTGTGGCTCGCTTTTCAGGCTGCGGGCAAAGCGTTGGACATTCGTGCGACATCTGAATTTATCATTCCGGGAAACATGATCCGAGAATCGATTGCATCTGCTATCGAGGCTCTGCGAGAAGGCAGAGTGGCCTGGGCTACAAATCCCTCTGTTGACACTAACAACGACAAAGAGCGCAATCTTTTCGGCAATATGCGTCTTCGATCCATTTTTGTTGACGTTGACTTTGCCGGTGCCACTGTCTCTCTTCAGGGCAAGCACGGAGACTACGAACAAACACTGTTGACAGCGGCTTTGAAGGGTAGCCGACTCTCCGAAGCAAGATATGGCCAATATGTCAAGGGCGACGCGGCCACCACCGCTACCCTCCGGTCTCCTGGTGTGGCGTTTAAGGTCCAATTTGAGGACAACGGGACTGATGGCCCGGCACTCAACGCGGAGTTGAAGATTGAGCCGTCCACAAATGTCTTGTACCCGACTCTTGTCCCTCTGGTCAGACAAATAACCGCCACAGTCAAGGAGGTCATGGGAGACGAACGAGAACAACCCCGGGGGTCATCCGCCACGACCATGTTACAGCCACAGAAACTGATGGAAGAAACACCTTTCAGCGCACGAGATCCGAACACAATTCTTGGTCGCTGCAGGGTGAATATGGGAGTGCTGTTCTGCAAGCAAGAGTTCAGTTTGAGCTGTCAGCCTATTGCAAGGGTGGCGGCCACGACCAAGTTCGAGAGCGTCTATGTGACCGTCAACACGGTGCAGTCCAAGGAGCAAGGACGTTTTGTCGCCCTGTCCCTGGCATTCAACGGCCTCGAAACGTCAGTGAAGCACGTGTACTCCAACGAGCCCACCGCAAGCTTTGAAGTCCAGTCCATGGTTTTGTCCCTCATGAACAGCAAGCACCTGGGCCGCACAAGCGGAATGTCTGCCATCCTGCGAGTCAGCCCGATGAAAGTTTCTCTCAATGCCAAACAGGTGCAGGATTCTCTACTGTTCCGGGAAATTTGGTTTCCATCCGATGATGAACCGAGTCCCAGCTCGCCGCCCCCACCAACGCCGTCCGAGACCCAGACTTACATTGTGCAGCGATACCAGCAGGTCGCCGCCGCGTCGGTATTTCCCTGGAATACGACCATCGCCAttgagaagctggagatcCAGCTTGACCTGGGCTCAACATTGGGCAAGGCGCAGTTTGCCATCAACAACCTGTGGGTGTCATCCAACAAGACTTCAGACAGCGAGCAGTCCATGTGCATCAACTTTGATAAGATCAGCATCGAAAGTAAGGGCCGCATGAGTGGCAGGGTCGAGCTTCATACTCTCAAGATCCATACATCTATCGAGTGGCCAGAGGATAGTCGCGATGCCGGACATACCCCGTTGATTCAGGCCTCGATTTCATTCGATCATCTCCAAACCAAGGTGTCGTTTGACTACCAGCCTTTCCTGGTTGCTCACATCGCCATGTTCGATTTCCTGATGTACAACGTGCGAGGCGCCTCCGGCGAGCAGAACCAGCGACTCTTCAGCATCCTAGAAGGAGACGAGGTCCAGGCCTTCTGCACGTCTCTGACGGCCTCGCAGGCTCTTGCACTCTACCAAGCATGGCAGCGTTTGATCCAAGACAAACAAGCGGCGTACCGCGCGTCGCTGCGTGAAGTAGAACGATATCTTCGGCGCAAATCTTCCGCTGGCCCTGGTCCCATCGACATGTCCGTCAAGAATCTTGCtaagaaggacaaggacgaCGCATTCACCGCGCCTATTTCACTGCATACCGGGGTCGTTGTCAACATCCGCCATGTCAACATCGGAGCGTTCCCCAGCTCGTTCATTGACAATCAGATCTTCAAGCTGGAGGCCCATGATGCCCAGGCTCGGTTTGCCGTCTCCGTCCAATCCGGCAAGCTCCACAGTGCCCTGGGCCTGACGCTGGGTCAACTCCGCGTCGCTCTCTCCGGAATCAGCCGGCCCACCTCCGCGCAACTCGAAGACTTGTCCGTGGACGAGATCGCCCAGCGCGCCGCCGGGTCCCGGGGCGGCACGATCCTCAAGGTGCCCCGGCTGGTGGCCAGCATGGAGACGTGGCAAGTGCCCCGCACGCATGAGATCGAGTACATCTTCCGCAGCACGTTTGAGGGCAAGGTTGATGTGGGCTGGAACTACTCGCGCATCAGTTTCATCCGGGACATGTGGGAGACGCACTCGCGGGCCTTGGCCTCGCGCCTCGGCAAGCCGCTGCCTCCGTCGGCCGTGCAGATTACTGGTGGTCCCGGGAGCAGTACCGAGGGCGGCGGTGCCGGTCCCGAGCAACAGGACAAGATCACGGCGGTGGTCCATGTGCCGCAGTCCAAGTACAGCTACACGGCGCTTGAGCCGCCGGTTATTGAGACGCCACAGCTCCGAGATATGGGCGAGGCTACACCGCCGCTAGAGTGGATTGGGCTGCATCGGGACAAGCTGCCCAATGTCACGCATCAGATTCTTATTGTTCCGTTGTTGGAGATtgcgaaggaggtggaggatgccTATGGGCGGATCCTGGGGGCGTGA